Sequence from the Aliidongia dinghuensis genome:
GCCTGGGCGATGCCGGCGATGATCGCCTTGCCCGCCGCCACGTCGAGCTTGCCCGTCGCGTAATAATCAAGGAAGAACAGCGGCTCGGCGCCCTGGACGACCAGGTCGTTCACGCACATGGCGACGAGGTCGATGCCGACCGTATCGTGCTTGCCCGAATCGATCGCGATCTTGAGCTTGGTGCCGACGCCATCGGTCGTCGAAACCAGCAGCGGATCCTTGAAGCCGGCGGCCTTCAGGTCGAAGAACGCGCCAAAGCCGCCGAGGCTGGCGTTGGCCCCCGTGCGGGAGGTGGCGCGGGCCAGCGGCTTGATCGCCTCGACCAGCGCATTGCCGGCATCGATATCGACGCCTGCGTCACGGTAGCTTTGACTCTTCATGGCATCCTTGTGCGTTATACGGGCGGTGCGGCCCTGGGGCGCTCCGGGGGTGCGAAGCGGGGCGACCCGCCTTGCTGACCGGGGGACGCGCGACCAAGCCCATAGGACAACCGATTGGCGGCGACCATACTTGAAACGGGACGGACTTCAATGATCGAGCGACGCTTCCCTGGCTTGCGCATGGCAGGGCCGGGCCCCTTTGGGGCTGCGGTCCTGGCGCTGGCGCTCCTGCTGTGGGCGCGTCCGGCCGCCGCGGCCGGGTTTCCTTCGGCCTACGTGGTCGCCGACGTGCCGGTCGACGCGACGGCACAGAGCGCCGTGCAGGCGCGCGAGGCGGCACGGCTCGACGGCGAGCGCCGCGCGTTCCGCCAGCTGCTCGAGCGTTTGACGCAGAAGGGCGACTGGCAGCGCCTGCCACAGCCGAGCGACGACACGATCGTCAACCTCATCCAGGATTTCGAGGTCAAGGACGAGCACAGCTCGTCGGTCCGTTACCTCGCGAGCTACACCTATCGCTTCAGCCCGAACGGCGTGCGCAAGCTGCTGCATGAAGCGCACCTGACCGTGACGGAGCTCGCGAGCAAGCCCGTGGTGATCGTGCCGTTGCTGCGGACGGGCGATACGGCCCGGCTGTGGGACGACCCGAACCCCTGGCGCGCCGCCTGGGGTGCTGCGAACGGCCGCTCCGGTCTCGTGCCCTGGGTGCTGCCGACAGGCGACCTCGCCGACATGTCGGTGCTCGACGCGCCGGCGGCCGGCAAGCCTGCGCCCGAGCAGCTGCAGGCGCTGGCGCAGCACTACGGCGGCGGCGACGTGGTGGTCGCGACCGCCGCACCGGGCGGCGACGGGCTCGAGGTCACGGTCGCGCGCTACAGCCCGGACGGCTCGGCCGATCCCGTCACCGTCCAGGTACCCGGCGCCAAGGCCGATACCGCGCTCTATGCCGCCGGCGTGGTCGCGGCCGAAAAGGCGCTCGAGGACAAATGGAAGCAGCTGACGTTCGGCGGCGGCGAGCAGGAATCGATCCTGTCGGTGACCGTGCCCATCACCAGTGCTGCCGACTGGGGCGCGGTGCGCGAGCGGCTTTCCAAGATCCCGTTCGTGCGCGGCGAGCAGGTCGATCTGTTCGGGCACTCAGAGGTGCACATCAGGCTCCGGGTGCGCGGCAGCGCCGACCTGCTGAAGATCGGCTTCGCCCAGCAGGACTTGGTGTTTACGCCCGGCCAACCGACGGCGACGCTCGCGCTGAAGACGCC
This genomic interval carries:
- a CDS encoding DUF2066 domain-containing protein, producing the protein MIERRFPGLRMAGPGPFGAAVLALALLLWARPAAAAGFPSAYVVADVPVDATAQSAVQAREAARLDGERRAFRQLLERLTQKGDWQRLPQPSDDTIVNLIQDFEVKDEHSSSVRYLASYTYRFSPNGVRKLLHEAHLTVTELASKPVVIVPLLRTGDTARLWDDPNPWRAAWGAANGRSGLVPWVLPTGDLADMSVLDAPAAGKPAPEQLQALAQHYGGGDVVVATAAPGGDGLEVTVARYSPDGSADPVTVQVPGAKADTALYAAGVVAAEKALEDKWKQLTFGGGEQESILSVTVPITSAADWGAVRERLSKIPFVRGEQVDLFGHSEVHIRLRVRGSADLLKIGFAQQDLVFTPGQPTATLALKTPVSAAQPASAAPVSAGQ